Genomic DNA from Bacteroides zhangwenhongii:
AACTGACACTAAACCCCGGCAATGTCCGCGATGGATTCAGCTTGACCGGTAACAACGGAACAAGTGCCAACCCGACTAGTGCCACACAGACAAATGCGACAATCAATGTAAAAGCGGATGCCTTTAAAGACCTTTTCAATTCAGATTCCATATCAATCTTTTCTCATTCTTCATTTAATTAGTTTCCCTCCGTTAAAATCGAAACGGTCGGAAAGGGAAAGATTCGCAGCGAAATCAAACAGAGTGAGACGACGTATCTTGTAATAATTCAGCCAGTAATTCTGTAAAGCCGAAATATAGTTCCGTTGCGCCTGTTGCTGGCGATTAAGTGAAAGAGTGAGACTGTTGATGTCCGCCTTACCGATAATAAAACGCTGTTTCGTCTCGTTATAGGCAAGAATGGACAAGTCAAGCGCCTCTTCCGCACTCGCTATCAGTTGCTGCTGGATATTAAAGTCACTTACCGTCATGATAACCTCCTCCTCAATGCTTATCTCATCCTGACGGGCGGAGATTTTCACCACATTCAGATTATTCCGTGCCATATTATGCTTTCCCTTACGGACACCCCAATCCACCAACGGAATAGAAACGCTGACCGACACCAAATCCTGTTGCATCGGTTTATGATATACATCACCGAAATTATCCGCTACCTGATTAAAGCCGATACTCGCATTCACGCTTGCGTTGAAACGTGATTCTTTTCTCGTCTTATCCACATTTCTTTCCGCTTCCAGCACATTCTGCTTCAATTCCAGCAATTGGGGGTTATTACTCTTTCCATAGTTCAAAGCCTCATCCACCGGAATCTCTATCCGGTTGGGACGGGAAGGAAGCCTCAAGTCTATCTGCGTATTCTTATCCAGATTAAGAAAAGACGCCAGAGAGAACATCGCCCGTTTCAGATCACTCGCCTTGTTCTGCAACGTATTCTGCGCGTTCACACGGTCCAGCTTCAGTGTCAGCAAGTCGGCCTGCGAAATGGCGGCTATCCGATGACGTTGCTGTCCGATACGGTATAGCGTATCCGTGGAAGCCAGGTTATCCTTAGCCAGATTATATTCCGCCTGTGCCATAGCCAGCGAAAAGAAATAATTCGTAGCGGTTTCCGAGACTTTCTCCACATTATAGAGGAATTCCTTCTTTACGCGCTCGTATTTCAACGGCTCTATCTTACGTTCCCACTTGAAGGGATTGTATCCTACCAGGCTCTGCGAATATCCGATTCGCACGGGAACACTGGTGAGTTGCGTCGCGCTGTTATCACCGAAGTTACGCATATAAGCAAGATTCGATTCCAGATAGAATGCACCTCCGGTCAAGTCCAGGTTTTGTTTCACACTCAGTCCTCCGTATGCATAATAAGATTGCTGCGTACGGTATACATCCAGGTTGGAGCCCGAATCGTAACGCTTCGTAATGTCCCGGTTATATTGTGCCGGAGTAAGATCCAGCGTCAAACTAGGCAAACGGTTGGCACGGTATGTCCGATATTCCCAATAACCGGAAAGGTACATATTCTGTGCGCGGAATGACTCCAACGAACTGTCATTCGCCAAAGCAATCGTCTGATTCAGGTCCAGTACCAGATGTTTCTGCGCATACAACGAGGATTCACCACAGAGGACACAAAGGACACAGAGAAAGGTGGGAATTCTTAAATTCATAACT
This window encodes:
- a CDS encoding TolC family protein gives rise to the protein MNLRIPTFLCVLCVLCGESSLYAQKHLVLDLNQTIALANDSSLESFRAQNMYLSGYWEYRTYRANRLPSLTLDLTPAQYNRDITKRYDSGSNLDVYRTQQSYYAYGGLSVKQNLDLTGGAFYLESNLAYMRNFGDNSATQLTSVPVRIGYSQSLVGYNPFKWERKIEPLKYERVKKEFLYNVEKVSETATNYFFSLAMAQAEYNLAKDNLASTDTLYRIGQQRHRIAAISQADLLTLKLDRVNAQNTLQNKASDLKRAMFSLASFLNLDKNTQIDLRLPSRPNRIEIPVDEALNYGKSNNPQLLELKQNVLEAERNVDKTRKESRFNASVNASIGFNQVADNFGDVYHKPMQQDLVSVSVSIPLVDWGVRKGKHNMARNNLNVVKISARQDEISIEEEVIMTVSDFNIQQQLIASAEEALDLSILAYNETKQRFIIGKADINSLTLSLNRQQQAQRNYISALQNYWLNYYKIRRLTLFDFAANLSLSDRFDFNGGKLIK